The Polyangiaceae bacterium genome includes a region encoding these proteins:
- a CDS encoding DEAD/DEAH box helicase — MIGPVSKAPLARFHEPVRVWFEEALGAPTRVQERGWKPIVEGRSALLLAPTGSGKTLAAFLAALDRLAFRTEPPKKERLGVLYVSPLKALAADIEKNLRAPIAGIRAVSQRLGVPCRELAVAVRTGDTPAKERSAFARAPADILITTPESLYLLLTSEARARLASVDSVIVDEIHSLAATKRGSHLFLSLERLEALRAGRPPLQRIGLSATQRPLEEIARLLGGGEPAGEGWTPRPVEIVDASAGKQLELRVEVPIEDMARLRGVAEDGDPSIWPSIYPRLVELVRAHRSTMIFVNNRRLAERLAGALNETAGETLALAHHGSVAKERRREIEDRLKAGKLPAIVATSSLELGIDMGAVDLVIQIEAPPSVASGIQRIGRAGHQVGAPSKGVIVPKYRGDLLACAAAVPRMVLGKVEPTAYLRNPLDVLAQQLVAIASMDAVSVDEVFSLVRRAAPFAELPRGSFEGVLDMLAGRYPSDEFAELRPRLTWDRVGGVLRARRGAKRLAVVNAGTIPDRGLYGVFLAGTEDKPVRVGELDEEMVFESRPGDVFVLGASSWRIDDISHDRVLVTPAPGEPGRMPFWHGDRPGRSPELGYAMGALCRELGDPEGDAAARLVSEHALDEKAATNLTAYVADQHEATGVVPSDEHLVVERFVDEIGDYRVCLLSPLGSRVHAPLSLCMVERFRQQSAAEIESIWSDDGIVFRFPESDAPPDVAALIPSADEVEDLLVKSLGQSSLFAARFRENAARALLLPRRHPGKRSPLWAQRKRAADLLSVAARYGSFPILLETYRECLRDVFDVPALAELLRRIASRRVRVHTVDTRRASPFASALLFSYVGNFIYDGDAPLAERRARALSIDQAELRELLGEAELRELLDAEAIETTERELQRLALPNVAHADQLHDLLLALGPLSHSELGQRAAAGAELGALVGELSRERRVFELAVGGERRLAAVEDMARLRDALGAVPPVGVPSTFLEPVADALGDLCSRYARTHTPFLAEAVARRFGIGADPVREAFGRLIAQGRVVEGEFLPGGRGRELCDAEVLRLLKRRSLAKLRHQIEPVDGATLGRFLCEWHELGRHAVGPDSLATVLERLQGAPLVASVVESEILPARLAGYSSALLDQLCASGELVWRGLEPIGDKDGRVAFYFADQYALLAPEPGRVEGELAAKLREHIANRGASFFQDLVASSGGFAPEVFDALWDMVWAGEVTNDTLGPLRSRLADDPNKGRRQRIATRRSHRLGPPGSEGRWSLLPPVGARSETERRLGLAESLLERHGVLTREAVHSEGLAGGFSLVYDVLKQLEERGRVRRGYFVAGLGGTQFARPGAEDRLRSLRAPGERPRAHVLAATDPANPYGAVIPWPDRGEALRPARAAGASVVLFDGALVGYLARGDARLFTYLPERDPERTLSARALGRALFDLFGRGRRALLIAEIDGAPAEHSALAPYFTDAGFSPSSGGLHARAAGRAPIGAELESS; from the coding sequence CTGATCGGCCCCGTGTCGAAGGCTCCGCTCGCTCGATTCCACGAGCCCGTGCGCGTCTGGTTCGAAGAGGCGCTCGGGGCGCCGACGCGCGTGCAGGAACGCGGCTGGAAACCAATCGTCGAGGGGCGCTCGGCGCTGCTCCTGGCGCCGACCGGCTCGGGCAAGACGCTGGCTGCGTTCTTGGCAGCGCTCGATCGACTGGCGTTCCGGACGGAGCCGCCGAAGAAGGAGCGTCTCGGCGTGCTCTACGTCTCGCCGCTCAAGGCGCTGGCCGCCGACATCGAGAAGAACCTGCGGGCGCCCATCGCCGGGATCCGGGCGGTCAGCCAGCGGCTCGGCGTGCCGTGCCGCGAGCTCGCCGTCGCGGTGCGCACCGGAGACACGCCCGCCAAGGAGCGCAGCGCCTTCGCCCGGGCGCCGGCGGACATCCTGATCACGACGCCGGAGTCGCTGTACCTCTTGCTCACCAGCGAGGCACGGGCGCGCCTGGCGAGCGTGGACTCGGTGATCGTGGACGAGATCCACTCGCTGGCCGCGACCAAGCGCGGGAGCCACCTGTTCCTGTCGCTGGAGCGGCTCGAAGCGCTGCGCGCGGGCCGCCCGCCGCTCCAGCGCATCGGGTTGTCCGCGACGCAGCGCCCGCTCGAGGAGATCGCGCGCCTGCTCGGCGGCGGAGAACCTGCGGGCGAGGGCTGGACGCCTCGGCCCGTCGAGATCGTGGATGCGTCGGCGGGCAAGCAGCTCGAGCTTCGCGTGGAGGTGCCCATCGAGGACATGGCGCGCCTGCGCGGCGTGGCGGAGGACGGCGATCCGTCGATCTGGCCCTCGATCTACCCGCGCCTGGTCGAGCTCGTGCGGGCGCACCGCTCCACGATGATCTTCGTGAACAACCGGCGCCTGGCGGAGCGCTTGGCCGGCGCGCTGAACGAGACCGCGGGGGAGACCTTGGCGCTGGCGCACCACGGCTCCGTCGCCAAGGAGAGGCGCCGCGAGATCGAAGACCGGCTGAAGGCAGGCAAGCTACCGGCCATCGTCGCCACCAGCTCCCTCGAGCTCGGCATCGACATGGGCGCGGTCGATCTGGTGATCCAGATCGAGGCGCCACCTTCGGTCGCCTCTGGGATCCAGCGCATCGGCCGCGCCGGGCACCAGGTGGGCGCGCCGTCCAAGGGCGTGATCGTGCCGAAGTACCGGGGCGATCTCCTGGCCTGTGCGGCCGCGGTGCCGCGCATGGTTCTGGGCAAGGTCGAGCCCACGGCTTACCTCCGCAACCCGCTCGACGTGCTGGCGCAGCAGCTCGTGGCGATCGCCAGCATGGACGCGGTCAGCGTGGACGAGGTGTTCTCGCTGGTGCGGCGCGCGGCGCCGTTCGCCGAGCTGCCGCGTGGCTCCTTCGAGGGCGTGCTCGACATGCTGGCCGGGCGCTATCCGTCCGACGAGTTCGCGGAGCTCCGCCCGCGCCTGACCTGGGATCGCGTCGGCGGAGTGTTGCGCGCGCGCCGCGGCGCCAAGCGTCTGGCCGTGGTCAACGCCGGCACCATCCCCGATCGGGGCCTGTACGGCGTGTTCCTGGCCGGCACCGAGGACAAGCCCGTGCGGGTCGGCGAGCTGGACGAGGAGATGGTGTTCGAGTCGCGACCCGGGGACGTGTTCGTGCTCGGCGCGTCGTCCTGGCGCATCGACGACATCAGCCACGACCGCGTGCTGGTCACGCCGGCGCCGGGGGAGCCGGGCCGCATGCCGTTCTGGCACGGGGACCGCCCCGGACGTTCGCCGGAGCTCGGCTACGCGATGGGCGCGCTTTGCCGGGAGCTCGGCGATCCCGAGGGCGACGCGGCGGCGCGGCTCGTGTCCGAGCACGCCCTGGACGAGAAGGCCGCGACGAACCTCACGGCCTACGTCGCCGATCAGCACGAAGCCACCGGCGTCGTGCCGAGCGACGAGCACCTGGTCGTCGAGCGTTTCGTGGACGAGATCGGCGACTACCGTGTTTGCCTCCTGAGCCCGCTCGGCTCGCGGGTGCACGCGCCGCTCTCGCTCTGCATGGTGGAGCGCTTCCGGCAGCAGAGCGCCGCCGAGATCGAGAGCATCTGGTCGGACGACGGCATCGTGTTTCGCTTTCCGGAGAGCGATGCGCCTCCGGACGTGGCGGCGCTGATCCCGAGCGCGGACGAGGTCGAGGATCTCTTGGTGAAGAGCCTGGGCCAAAGCTCGCTCTTCGCCGCGCGCTTCCGCGAGAACGCGGCGCGCGCGCTGCTCCTGCCGCGGCGCCACCCGGGCAAGCGCAGCCCGCTCTGGGCGCAGCGCAAGCGGGCTGCGGATCTGCTCTCGGTCGCGGCCCGCTACGGCAGCTTCCCGATCCTGCTCGAGACCTATCGCGAGTGCCTGCGCGACGTGTTCGACGTGCCCGCGCTGGCGGAGCTGCTCCGCCGCATCGCCTCGCGCCGCGTCCGCGTGCACACCGTGGACACGCGCCGGGCCTCGCCCTTCGCCTCGGCGCTGCTCTTCTCCTACGTCGGCAACTTCATCTACGACGGTGACGCGCCGCTGGCCGAGCGCCGGGCGCGGGCGCTGAGCATCGACCAGGCGGAGCTCCGGGAGCTGCTCGGCGAGGCGGAGCTCCGGGAGCTGCTCGACGCCGAGGCCATCGAGACCACGGAGCGGGAGCTCCAGCGCCTGGCGCTGCCCAACGTGGCGCACGCCGATCAGCTGCACGACCTGCTGCTCGCCCTCGGCCCGCTCTCGCACTCGGAGCTCGGCCAGAGGGCGGCGGCGGGCGCGGAGCTCGGGGCGCTGGTCGGCGAGCTGTCGCGGGAGCGCCGCGTGTTCGAGCTGGCCGTCGGCGGGGAGCGGCGTCTGGCTGCGGTCGAGGACATGGCGCGGCTGCGCGACGCGCTCGGGGCGGTGCCCCCCGTGGGGGTGCCGAGCACGTTCCTCGAGCCCGTGGCGGACGCCCTCGGCGATCTGTGCTCGCGCTACGCCCGCACGCACACGCCTTTCCTGGCCGAGGCGGTGGCGCGTCGCTTCGGCATCGGCGCAGATCCGGTGCGCGAGGCGTTCGGGCGCCTGATCGCTCAGGGGCGCGTGGTGGAGGGCGAGTTTCTGCCCGGCGGCCGTGGGCGCGAGCTCTGCGACGCGGAGGTCCTGCGCCTGCTCAAGCGGCGCTCGCTGGCCAAGCTGCGGCACCAGATCGAGCCCGTCGACGGCGCGACGCTGGGCCGGTTCCTCTGCGAGTGGCACGAGCTCGGCCGGCACGCGGTCGGCCCCGACTCGCTGGCCACGGTGCTCGAGCGCCTGCAGGGCGCGCCGCTGGTGGCCTCGGTCGTCGAGAGCGAGATCTTGCCGGCTCGGCTCGCGGGCTACTCGAGCGCCCTCTTGGATCAACTGTGCGCGAGCGGCGAGCTGGTGTGGCGCGGGCTCGAGCCCATCGGCGACAAGGACGGGCGCGTCGCCTTCTACTTCGCCGATCAATACGCGCTGCTCGCGCCGGAGCCCGGGCGCGTCGAGGGGGAGCTGGCGGCGAAGCTGCGCGAGCACATCGCGAACCGCGGGGCCTCGTTCTTCCAGGATCTGGTCGCGTCGAGCGGCGGCTTCGCGCCCGAGGTGTTCGACGCGCTCTGGGACATGGTCTGGGCGGGCGAGGTGACGAACGACACGCTGGGGCCCCTGCGCTCGCGGCTCGCCGACGACCCGAACAAGGGCCGGCGCCAGCGCATCGCGACGCGGCGCTCGCACCGGCTGGGACCGCCGGGCAGCGAGGGGCGCTGGTCGCTCCTGCCGCCGGTCGGCGCGCGCTCGGAGACGGAGCGACGCCTCGGGCTGGCGGAGTCGCTGCTCGAGCGCCACGGCGTCTTGACCCGAGAGGCGGTCCACTCCGAGGGCCTCGCCGGCGGGTTCTCACTGGTCTACGACGTGCTGAAGCAGCTGGAGGAACGCGGTCGCGTGCGGCGCGGCTACTTCGTGGCCGGGCTCGGCGGCACGCAGTTCGCGCGGCCCGGCGCCGAAGATCGCCTGCGCAGCCTGCGCGCGCCCGGTGAGCGCCCGCGCGCGCATGTGCTCGCGGCGACGGACCCGGCGAATCCCTACGGCGCGGTGATCCCCTGGCCCGACCGCGGCGAGGCGTTGCGGCCCGCGCGGGCCGCGGGCGCGAGCGTCGTCCTGTTCGACGGTGCGCTGGTCGGCTACCTGGCGCGGGGCGACGCGCGGCTCTTCACCTACCTGCCCGAGCGCGATCCGGAGCGCACCCTCTCGGCACGCGCCCTCGGGCGGGCGCTCTTCGACCTGTTCGGGCGCGGGCGGCGCGCGCTCCTGATCGCCGAGATCGACGGCGCGCCCGCGGAGCACTCCGCGCTCGCGCCGTATTTCACCGACGCAGGCTTCAGCCCGTCGAGCGGCGGCCTGCACGCGCGGGCCGCCGGGCGCGCTCCGATCGGCGCCGAGCTCGAGTCGTCGTGA
- a CDS encoding sigma-70 family RNA polymerase sigma factor: MLSVDAPAPAREFSLLLAEGDLRRAGEWLVARYARDVIGLCRSMVRERELAEDLAQDVFAQAFTNIRGYRAEAAPRTWLLSIARNRCIDHLRRTQREPWDDADESNEPDLFSDDAPLPAELLGRRGDVDAALGELGENERALVVLRFAHGLEYPELASVFGLREGTVRMRLSRALTKMRERLEQRELGEAAPAPRASLPEGAARPRAPAHIPPASAAPRPRSRRPRADAPPPRGAPPPAPGAPYPTGAPPPPPLAGAPARSAAKAGGFIGRVRDFFAGPALEIAAPPTAFAAALGASDAEPSERFVNRIREMIGDLPG, from the coding sequence GTGCTCTCCGTGGACGCCCCGGCGCCGGCCCGAGAGTTCTCTCTTCTGCTCGCAGAGGGCGATTTGCGCCGCGCCGGCGAGTGGCTGGTGGCGCGCTACGCCCGAGACGTGATCGGTCTTTGCCGCAGCATGGTGCGTGAGCGCGAGCTGGCGGAAGACTTGGCGCAGGACGTGTTCGCCCAGGCGTTCACGAACATTCGGGGTTACCGCGCCGAGGCGGCGCCGCGCACCTGGCTGCTCAGCATCGCCCGCAACCGCTGCATCGATCACCTGCGGCGCACCCAGCGCGAGCCCTGGGACGACGCCGACGAGTCGAACGAGCCGGATCTGTTCTCCGACGACGCACCGCTGCCGGCGGAGCTGCTCGGCCGGCGCGGCGACGTGGATGCCGCCCTGGGCGAGCTCGGAGAGAACGAGCGCGCGCTGGTCGTGCTGCGCTTCGCTCACGGGCTCGAGTACCCGGAGCTCGCCAGCGTTTTCGGACTGCGCGAAGGCACGGTGCGCATGCGCCTGTCGCGCGCGCTCACCAAGATGCGCGAGCGGCTCGAGCAGCGCGAGCTCGGCGAAGCGGCCCCAGCGCCGCGCGCGTCGTTGCCCGAAGGCGCGGCACGCCCGCGCGCCCCCGCGCACATCCCGCCGGCGTCCGCGGCCCCGCGCCCGCGCTCGCGGCGCCCCCGCGCCGATGCGCCACCGCCGCGCGGAGCGCCGCCGCCCGCGCCCGGTGCGCCCTACCCGACCGGCGCGCCGCCGCCGCCGCCGTTGGCGGGAGCTCCCGCGCGCAGCGCGGCGAAGGCTGGCGGCTTCATCGGTCGCGTGCGCGACTTCTTCGCCGGGCCGGCCCTGGAGATCGCCGCGCCGCCGACGGCGTTCGCCGCAGCGCTGGGCGCGAGCGACGCCGAGCCGAGCGAGCGCTTCGTGAACAGGATCCGGGAGATGATCGGTGACCTGCCGGGCTGA
- a CDS encoding helix-turn-helix transcriptional regulator: MGDDLASRLAENVKQLRQARGMTQAQVSKLAGLPRATWANLESGLANPTLAVLHGVAAALEVPLEELVAAPRADVALYPKGTLPSRTRGRVLVRSLLPDNLPNTQIERLELPAGARLSGVPHTPGTREYLTCESGELDLTASGETLRLAPGDVAVFRGDQKHSYANPGSKAAIGYSVVLLKPGR, encoded by the coding sequence ATGGGCGACGACCTGGCCTCCCGGCTGGCCGAGAACGTGAAGCAGCTGCGCCAGGCCCGCGGCATGACCCAGGCGCAGGTCTCGAAGCTCGCCGGCTTGCCTCGCGCGACCTGGGCGAACTTGGAGTCGGGCCTCGCCAACCCCACCCTGGCCGTGCTGCACGGCGTCGCCGCCGCCCTCGAGGTCCCGCTCGAGGAGCTGGTCGCCGCGCCGCGCGCGGACGTGGCGCTCTACCCGAAGGGTACGCTGCCGAGCCGAACGCGGGGCCGCGTCCTCGTGCGCTCGCTCCTACCCGACAACCTGCCCAACACCCAGATCGAGCGGCTGGAGCTGCCCGCCGGCGCGCGCCTCAGCGGCGTGCCCCACACGCCCGGGACCCGCGAGTACCTGACCTGCGAGAGTGGTGAGCTCGACCTGACGGCCAGCGGCGAGACTCTGCGGCTCGCGCCCGGCGACGTCGCGGTCTTCCGGGGCGACCAGAAGCACTCCTACGCGAACCCCGGAAGCAAGGCGGCCATCGGCTACTCGGTGGTGCTCTTGAAGCCGGGACGGTAG
- a CDS encoding SDR family oxidoreductase: MVLEGKAVLITGASRGLGAALARGFAKRGARVVAVARGEAELDQVVAGIRAEGGEAHALPADVADKHAIYPLAGAAQALVGPIDVLIHNASTLGPTPLRHLLDTDCEDFERVLGVNLLGPFRLTKAVAGAMAVRGEGLVVHVSSDAAVGAYEGWGAYSVSKAALDHLSRLFAVELGELGVRFVSIDPGEMDTEMHAAALPDADRAALARPEAVAERVLSLLGRAPANGARLEVA, from the coding sequence ATGGTGCTCGAAGGCAAGGCAGTGCTGATCACGGGGGCGAGCCGCGGGTTGGGCGCGGCGCTGGCGCGGGGCTTCGCCAAGCGCGGGGCGCGGGTGGTGGCGGTGGCGCGGGGCGAGGCGGAGCTCGACCAGGTCGTCGCGGGGATCCGTGCCGAGGGCGGCGAGGCCCACGCGCTTCCGGCGGACGTCGCCGACAAGCACGCGATCTACCCGCTCGCGGGCGCGGCCCAAGCGCTGGTCGGACCCATCGACGTGCTGATCCACAACGCCAGCACCCTCGGGCCGACCCCGCTCAGGCACTTGCTGGACACCGACTGCGAAGACTTCGAGCGCGTGCTGGGCGTGAACCTGCTCGGGCCGTTCCGTTTGACCAAGGCCGTCGCCGGCGCGATGGCGGTGCGCGGGGAGGGGCTGGTGGTGCACGTGAGCTCCGACGCGGCCGTCGGCGCCTACGAGGGCTGGGGCGCGTATTCGGTGTCGAAGGCTGCGCTCGATCACCTGAGCCGGCTGTTCGCGGTGGAGCTCGGCGAGCTGGGGGTGCGCTTCGTGAGCATCGATCCCGGCGAGATGGACACGGAGATGCACGCCGCCGCTCTGCCCGACGCGGATCGCGCCGCGCTCGCGCGGCCGGAGGCGGTCGCCGAGCGTGTTCTGAGCTTGCTCGGACGGGCCCCGGCGAATGGCGCGCGTTTGGAGGTCGCATGA
- a CDS encoding S-adenosylmethionine:tRNA ribosyltransferase-isomerase, giving the protein MRPATWPRSSPEAERLLVVDPLRDTRLGELRSLLGPGDVLVLNDAATLPAALRGVTARGERLEARLTGLDGSRALAVVFGAGSWRTPTERRSPAPVLAPGDRLDFAALSARVEQVESERLVRLRFAEEGAALYRGLYSSGRPVQYSYLVGDLALWHVQSRFAARPWAVEMPSAGRPLSFGILSGLARRGVRLATLTHAAGLSSTGSEALDGSLPLPERYEIPARTLALVRGAGRLIAVGTSVVRALEASFAEHGALRAGPGIARLRLDRSHVPRVVTGLLTGVHEPGTSHFELLEAFAPRALLEQAFAHSERAGYLAHELGDSWLLLPPSRSDARAA; this is encoded by the coding sequence ATGAGGCCCGCAACCTGGCCGCGCTCGTCGCCAGAGGCCGAGCGTCTCCTGGTCGTGGATCCACTCCGTGACACGCGCCTCGGCGAGCTGCGGTCGCTGCTCGGTCCCGGCGACGTCCTGGTGCTGAACGACGCCGCGACGCTGCCGGCAGCGCTACGCGGCGTGACGGCGCGTGGCGAGCGACTCGAGGCCCGCCTCACGGGTCTCGACGGCTCCCGCGCCCTGGCGGTGGTGTTCGGGGCCGGCAGCTGGCGCACGCCGACCGAGCGGCGAAGCCCCGCGCCGGTCCTCGCGCCCGGCGATCGCCTCGACTTCGCTGCGCTCTCGGCGCGGGTGGAGCAGGTCGAGAGCGAGCGCCTGGTCCGGCTGCGCTTCGCGGAAGAGGGCGCAGCGCTCTACCGCGGCCTGTACTCGAGCGGGCGCCCCGTGCAGTACTCGTATCTGGTCGGCGACTTGGCCCTCTGGCACGTGCAGAGTCGCTTCGCCGCGCGGCCCTGGGCCGTCGAGATGCCCAGCGCCGGCCGGCCGCTCTCCTTCGGGATCCTCAGCGGGCTCGCGCGCCGCGGCGTCCGCCTCGCCACGCTGACCCACGCCGCGGGGCTGTCGTCGACGGGGTCGGAGGCGCTCGACGGGTCGCTGCCGCTGCCGGAGCGCTACGAGATCCCGGCGCGGACGCTCGCGCTCGTGCGCGGGGCGGGGCGGCTGATCGCGGTCGGGACCAGCGTGGTGCGCGCGCTCGAGGCCTCGTTCGCGGAGCACGGCGCGCTCCGAGCGGGGCCGGGGATCGCGCGGCTGCGACTGGACCGGAGCCACGTCCCGCGCGTGGTGACCGGGCTCCTGACCGGCGTCCACGAGCCCGGGACCAGCCACTTCGAGCTGCTCGAGGCCTTCGCTCCCAGGGCGCTGCTCGAGCAGGCGTTCGCCCACTCGGAGCGCGCGGGCTACTTGGCGCACGAGCTCGGGGACTCGTGGCTGCTCCTGCCGCCGAGCCGCTCCGACGCCCGCGCGGCGTGA
- a CDS encoding CBS domain-containing protein — MEIIVTHDMADFDALAATVAAQKLHPGAVIVLGRRLGREVRDYLSLHDDRIATSFYTDLDPESVEHLIVVDVRKKSRLGDFSRVIERAERGEVRVTVYDHHPAADDDLRADRVVVEPVGSATTLLVELMDEQGVQLDEVEATLLSLGIHADTGSLTYSGTTARDARALARLLEQGARLPVMSRYLRPAFSVEQRALLADLLGALEAERVGHLEIAFVHRDLARAVDGFAEVITELTNLSGHAAVFAVFGVGDKRVQVVARSRSPLVDAGARVSEVGGGGHPGAASGMLRRGDSLAVLEELRQSVRAHPPKARRVAELMSSPVRTVPPSLPFHEVARSLATWRHTGVPVVRDGTLVGIVSRRDVERAERDGRLNLPVSSSMSHALHTIDAEAAPERALELMQEHDVGRLPVLRDGQLVGIVTRSDLRRMLYGEDSRPILPG; from the coding sequence ATGGAAATCATCGTCACGCACGACATGGCGGACTTCGACGCGCTGGCGGCCACGGTCGCCGCGCAGAAGCTCCATCCGGGCGCCGTGATCGTCCTCGGCAGGCGTCTGGGCCGGGAGGTCCGCGACTATCTGTCGCTGCACGACGACCGCATCGCGACCTCGTTCTACACCGATCTCGACCCCGAGAGCGTAGAGCACCTGATCGTCGTGGACGTCCGCAAGAAGAGCCGGCTCGGCGACTTTTCCCGCGTGATCGAGCGCGCCGAGCGGGGTGAGGTCAGGGTCACCGTGTACGACCATCACCCCGCGGCGGACGACGACCTCCGGGCCGATCGCGTGGTGGTCGAGCCCGTGGGCTCGGCGACGACGCTGCTGGTCGAGCTGATGGACGAGCAGGGCGTGCAACTCGACGAGGTGGAGGCGACGCTGCTCTCGCTCGGCATCCACGCCGACACTGGCTCGCTCACCTACTCCGGCACGACGGCGCGGGACGCCCGGGCGCTCGCGCGGCTGCTCGAGCAAGGCGCGCGTTTGCCGGTGATGAGCCGCTATCTCAGACCCGCGTTCTCCGTGGAGCAGCGGGCGCTGCTCGCCGATCTGCTCGGCGCGCTCGAGGCCGAGCGCGTCGGGCACCTGGAGATCGCCTTCGTGCACCGGGATCTGGCTCGGGCAGTGGACGGCTTCGCCGAGGTGATCACCGAGCTCACCAACCTGTCGGGCCACGCCGCGGTGTTCGCGGTGTTCGGGGTGGGGGACAAGCGGGTGCAGGTCGTGGCGCGCTCGCGCTCGCCGCTGGTGGACGCTGGCGCTCGGGTCTCGGAGGTCGGCGGCGGAGGCCATCCGGGGGCTGCCTCCGGCATGCTGAGGCGCGGGGACTCGCTGGCGGTGCTGGAGGAGCTGCGCCAGAGCGTGCGCGCCCACCCGCCGAAGGCGCGTCGGGTCGCGGAGCTGATGTCGAGCCCTGTGCGCACGGTGCCGCCGTCGCTGCCCTTCCACGAGGTCGCCCGCTCCCTCGCCACCTGGCGTCACACGGGCGTCCCGGTGGTCCGCGACGGAACGCTGGTGGGGATCGTGTCGCGCCGCGACGTGGAGCGCGCCGAGCGCGACGGCAGGTTGAACCTGCCGGTGTCGAGCTCCATGAGCCACGCGCTCCATACCATCGACGCCGAAGCGGCGCCGGAGCGCGCGCTCGAGCTGATGCAGGAGCACGACGTGGGGCGGCTCCCGGTCTTGAGAGATGGCCAGCTCGTCGGCATCGTCACCCGCTCCGATCTCAGGCGCATGTTGTACGGCGAGGACTCGCGGCCTATCCTGCCGGGGTGA